A DNA window from Arachis duranensis cultivar V14167 chromosome 3, aradu.V14167.gnm2.J7QH, whole genome shotgun sequence contains the following coding sequences:
- the LOC107477066 gene encoding uncharacterized protein LOC107477066, whose product MANTFNIVWSGPKLDGKLDYSYWETLMSTHMKAQNLWNFIEPGLQEGADATQQKRDQLALSQIHQGVDYTVFGKIANAKSAKEAWNTLKLLYKGVDKAQKAKLQSLRREYERYEMSSSETVEQYFTRVTNLVNKMRVYGEDMPDSKVVEKILRTMPMKYDHVVTTILESHDMDTMTIAELQGTIESHISRILEKSENQSKKP is encoded by the coding sequence ATGGCAAACACTTTTAACATTGTGTGGTCCGGTCCCAAGTTAGATGGGAAACTTGATTATAGTTATTGGGAGACATTGATGTCTACCCATATGAAGGCCCAGAACCTATGGAATTTCATTGAACCGGGTTTGCAAGAAGGAGCAGATGCTACCCAACAAAAGAGAGATCAATTGGCGCTATCTCAAATTCATCAAGGAGTAGATTATACGGTGTTTGGCAAAATAGCAAATGCCAAAAGTGCAAAAGAAGCATGGAACACGTTGAAGCTATTATACAAAGGCGTAGATAAAGCTCAGAAAGCAAAGCTACAGTCTTTGAGAAGAGAATATGAAAGGTACGAGATGTCTAGTTCAGAAACTGTTGAACAATATTTTACTCGTGTTACAAACCTTGTCAATAAGATGAGAGTCTATGGAGAAGATATGCCCGATAGCAAAGTGGTGGAGAAAATTCTTCGCACCATGCCGATGAAGTATGACCATGTGGTGACTACGATACTAGAGTCCCACGATATGGATACCATGACGATTGCAGAGTTGCAAGGAACCATAGAAAGCCACATCAGTAGAATACTGGAGAAATCGGAAAATCAATCGAAGAAGCCCTGA